In Phormidium yuhuli AB48, one genomic interval encodes:
- a CDS encoding tetratricopeptide repeat protein produces the protein MVLDIISGDGFDFGLATSGNDTIFMDDLSGEKLNRLQSSPLTDAIALLDGDDYLVNNDVGRILFGNEGDDTIIGGAGDDTIFGGQGNDFLVGGEGNDILSGDRGFDTLTGGGGSNQFIVAPSADDRDVITDFTVGRDKMILREGVTLGDIQIQNTAVGTLILQDGAALSILQTPGIQVSANDFLTNEDFQSIQDTIRQTTDVLRQDSRNAGAYNERGQAFSRLGRQEDAIEDFTRALSLDPAQASIYYTNRGFAFLALRDQDSAIEDYTQAIRANPNNAQAFFGRALTHSLFEDYESGIEDYTQVIRLNPNDRVSYYNRGLNHSRLGQYDEAIADLTQAIALDPTDVPQYSIRASAYEAIGELEAAIKDYERIIELDPNFADAHYRLGLAYRELSDETAAQASFEEAARLYELQGNQEGLDNVAQELNSNN, from the coding sequence ATGGTTCTCGATATTATTAGTGGAGATGGTTTTGATTTTGGTTTGGCAACTTCGGGCAATGATACGATTTTTATGGATGATTTATCGGGGGAAAAACTCAATCGATTACAAAGTTCACCGCTGACGGATGCGATCGCCCTTCTGGATGGTGATGACTACCTGGTCAATAATGATGTGGGACGCATATTGTTCGGCAATGAAGGCGATGACACCATTATTGGTGGTGCTGGGGATGATACGATTTTCGGTGGTCAGGGGAATGATTTTCTCGTCGGCGGGGAGGGGAATGATATCCTCTCGGGCGATCGCGGCTTTGATACCCTCACCGGTGGCGGAGGGTCTAATCAATTTATTGTCGCTCCCTCTGCCGATGACCGGGATGTGATTACCGATTTCACTGTGGGACGAGACAAGATGATTCTGCGCGAAGGAGTCACACTGGGGGATATCCAAATCCAAAATACCGCCGTTGGGACTCTGATTTTGCAAGATGGGGCCGCCTTGTCGATTCTGCAAACTCCTGGAATCCAAGTTAGTGCGAATGATTTTCTCACGAATGAGGATTTTCAGAGCATCCAAGATACCATTCGCCAGACGACAGATGTATTACGGCAAGATTCTCGTAATGCTGGGGCCTATAATGAGCGGGGTCAAGCGTTCTCTCGTTTAGGACGACAGGAAGACGCGATCGAGGATTTCACCCGTGCCTTATCCCTCGACCCGGCCCAAGCGTCCATTTACTACACCAATCGTGGTTTTGCCTTCCTGGCCCTCCGAGACCAAGACAGTGCCATTGAAGACTATACTCAAGCCATTCGCGCCAATCCCAATAATGCTCAGGCGTTCTTCGGTCGTGCCTTAACCCACAGTCTCTTTGAGGACTATGAGTCAGGGATTGAAGACTATACCCAAGTCATTCGTCTCAATCCCAATGACCGGGTGAGTTATTACAATCGGGGTTTGAATCACAGTCGCCTGGGACAATATGATGAGGCGATCGCCGATCTCACCCAAGCCATTGCGCTTGATCCGACTGATGTCCCTCAATACTCCATCCGCGCCTCAGCTTACGAGGCGATTGGCGAGTTAGAGGCAGCTATTAAGGATTATGAGCGTATCATCGAGTTAGATCCCAACTTTGCTGATGCTCATTATCGTCTCGGTTTAGCCTATCGAGAATTGTCCGACGAGACGGCCGCACAAGCCAGTTTCGAGGAAGCCGCTCGGTTGTACGAACTCCAGGGAAATCAGGAAGGACTGGACAATGTTGCTCAAGAACTCAATTCGAACAACTAG
- a CDS encoding tetratricopeptide repeat protein, whose amino-acid sequence MVLDIVTWDGFDVAFATSGDDVIIMADLPPEQLDRLQSSPLTDIVFLVDGDNYLENNDVGRWLWGGPGNDTIVGGAGDDSIIGGSGNDSLIGGPGNDILWGDEGFDTLTGGDGSDWFVLADSPANRDVITDFTGGQDKIFVPNDISLENLQIQNPLTGPSLILQDGMPLAVMLNRRILLSEGDLLNDEVLASTQNFITFTNQMLLEDPENALLYNARGEAFSYLGRHSEAIADFTMALSLDPENTSLYYGNRGRSFSVLGDREQALADYNQAIEANPENAQAFAGRAGVHWGLGEAQLALRDYTEAIRLQPAVGWIYYNRGIAYTQLERYDEAIADFTTAIDLNPDNVMTYLFRGLSYQETGNIRAAVQDFERVIELDENYADAHYFLGVNYRKFLNLRASRASFEEAARLYEIQGNEQGLLNVAQEITL is encoded by the coding sequence ATGGTTCTGGATATTGTGACTTGGGATGGCTTCGATGTTGCTTTTGCCACCTCTGGGGATGATGTGATTATTATGGCTGATTTGCCGCCGGAGCAACTCGATCGCCTCCAAAGTTCCCCTCTGACGGATATCGTCTTTCTCGTGGATGGGGATAACTATCTGGAAAACAATGATGTGGGACGATGGCTCTGGGGGGGACCGGGGAATGACACGATTGTTGGCGGTGCTGGGGATGATTCGATTATTGGCGGCTCGGGGAATGATTCTCTGATTGGGGGACCGGGTAACGATATCCTCTGGGGAGATGAGGGGTTTGATACGCTCACCGGTGGGGATGGCTCGGATTGGTTTGTTTTGGCTGATTCTCCGGCGAACCGGGATGTGATTACGGATTTCACCGGGGGTCAGGATAAAATTTTCGTCCCCAATGATATCTCGTTGGAGAATCTTCAAATCCAAAATCCGCTGACCGGTCCGAGTTTAATCCTCCAAGATGGTATGCCCCTGGCGGTTATGTTAAACCGTCGTATTCTGTTGTCTGAGGGAGACCTTTTGAACGATGAGGTTTTGGCATCTACCCAAAACTTCATTACTTTTACGAATCAGATGCTACTCGAAGATCCTGAAAATGCTTTGCTGTATAACGCTCGCGGTGAGGCCTTCTCTTATTTAGGACGACATTCGGAGGCGATCGCTGATTTTACAATGGCCCTCTCTCTCGACCCCGAGAATACGTCGCTTTATTATGGAAATCGAGGTCGTTCGTTCTCTGTCTTAGGCGATCGCGAACAAGCTCTGGCTGACTATAATCAGGCGATTGAGGCTAATCCGGAGAATGCTCAGGCGTTCGCGGGTCGAGCTGGGGTTCACTGGGGTTTAGGTGAAGCTCAATTGGCTCTACGTGATTACACTGAGGCGATTCGCTTACAACCGGCTGTTGGTTGGATTTATTACAATCGCGGTATTGCCTATACTCAACTCGAACGGTATGACGAGGCGATCGCTGACTTTACGACTGCCATTGACCTCAATCCCGATAATGTAATGACCTATCTATTTCGTGGACTTAGCTATCAAGAGACTGGCAATATCAGGGCAGCAGTGCAAGATTTTGAACGGGTGATTGAGTTGGATGAGAATTATGCGGATGCTCACTATTTTTTGGGAGTGAATTATCGAAAGTTCTTGAATTTAAGGGCGTCACGAGCTAGTTTTGAGGAGGCGGCTCGTTTGTATGAGATTCAGGGGAATGAGCAGGGATTGTTGAATGTTGCTCAGGAGATAACTCTGTAA